The proteins below come from a single Bryobacter aggregatus MPL3 genomic window:
- a CDS encoding FliI/YscN family ATPase has protein sequence MKALDIHRFEKYLLQADLVQRRGRVTDVAGMLLESEGPAAAIGDFCEVLLPGSRRIRAQVIGFRNGKVLSMPLEDTGGLAQGATILARTEAAKVRVGPSLLGRVLDGFGQPMDGGPSIDSQALYDLYAPPPGPLQRENISEPLVTGIRVIDSLLTCGKGQRIGLFGGSGVGKSTLLGSMCKHHQADVAVIALIGERNREVKSFLEHELGPEGRERSVMIAATSDQPAPLRLRACFVALAVAEYFRDQGKDVLLVIDSVTRLAMAQREIGLAAGEPPGQKGYPPSAFQLLPKIFERAGRFPQGSITGFFTVLVEGDDFNEPVCDTVRAILDGHIILSRQLGAMGHYPAINVLESVSRLQSKLAGKDHKEAARNIREALAAFERASDLIQLGAYVQGSNPLLDSFLRNRAQIDGFLRQDADETSPLSHTLNQLQSLSTILGISTNTPVCK, from the coding sequence ATGAAGGCTCTTGATATCCATCGATTTGAAAAGTACCTTTTACAGGCGGATCTGGTGCAGCGACGGGGCCGCGTGACCGATGTCGCGGGCATGCTCCTGGAAAGTGAGGGACCTGCGGCTGCAATCGGAGATTTCTGTGAAGTACTGCTGCCTGGTTCCCGGCGGATTCGGGCGCAGGTGATCGGTTTCCGCAATGGGAAGGTCTTATCCATGCCACTCGAGGACACGGGCGGGCTGGCCCAGGGGGCAACGATTCTAGCCCGTACGGAAGCCGCTAAGGTGCGCGTCGGGCCGTCATTGCTGGGCCGTGTTCTGGATGGCTTCGGGCAGCCGATGGATGGCGGCCCATCCATCGACTCCCAGGCTCTTTACGATCTCTATGCACCTCCTCCAGGCCCGCTCCAGCGTGAAAACATCTCGGAGCCACTGGTTACTGGCATTCGTGTGATCGACAGCCTGCTCACCTGCGGCAAGGGCCAGCGCATTGGTCTGTTTGGCGGCTCCGGCGTTGGGAAGAGTACTCTTTTGGGTTCAATGTGCAAACACCACCAAGCCGATGTTGCCGTGATCGCCCTGATCGGGGAGCGCAATCGCGAGGTGAAGAGCTTTCTCGAGCATGAGTTAGGTCCAGAAGGCCGCGAACGCAGCGTCATGATTGCAGCGACCAGTGACCAACCGGCGCCCTTACGGCTCCGTGCCTGTTTCGTTGCTCTGGCCGTTGCGGAGTACTTTCGCGACCAAGGGAAGGACGTGCTGCTTGTGATCGATTCGGTCACTCGTCTGGCGATGGCGCAACGGGAAATTGGGCTGGCTGCCGGGGAACCTCCAGGTCAGAAAGGCTATCCGCCGAGCGCCTTCCAACTGCTTCCGAAGATCTTTGAGCGGGCCGGCCGTTTCCCACAAGGGTCGATTACTGGTTTCTTCACCGTTCTCGTGGAAGGTGACGACTTCAATGAGCCGGTTTGCGACACGGTGCGGGCGATTCTCGATGGCCACATTATCCTTTCGCGGCAGTTGGGCGCGATGGGGCATTATCCTGCTATCAACGTTCTGGAGAGCGTCAGCCGACTCCAATCGAAACTGGCAGGCAAGGATCACAAGGAGGCGGCAAGGAATATCCGGGAGGCTCTGGCTGCCTTTGAGCGCGCCTCCGATTTGATTCAGCTTGGCGCTTATGTCCAGGGCTCCAATCCTCTTCTCGACTCGTTTCTGCGAAACCGGGCGCAGATTGATGGCTTTCTCCGTCAGGATGCGGATGAAACCTCCCCCCTGTCCCATACGCTGAATCAACTCCAGAGTCTGTCGACGATTCTTGGGATCAGTACGAATACTCCGGTCTGCAAATGA
- a CDS encoding M28 family peptidase, whose amino-acid sequence MKQLSLSLVCLLLQQAYAAEPIRGFPEDEAKARQPFEERLRAMAESNKIRASMARLAREPHHAGSPASKSVAEYALAKFKEFGLEAHLESFDVMLPYPVQRTLEIVSPNHHGAKLREPVVKEDPDSGNANQIPTFNAYTANGDITAQVVYANYGLPEDYAFLKSKGVEVKGKIALVRYGRSFRGIKPKVAAENGAIGCLIYSDPKDDGYYQGDIYPKGPFRPPPGVQRGSVMDLPMYPGDPLTPGKPSIAGVPRIKMEDAKNIQKIPVLPISWEDAKPILEQIEGDIAPLEWRGAIPVTYHAGAGPVTVHMRVQVDNATRTIHDVIGHLKGSVYPDQYVIYGNHHDAWVNGAADPVSGAASLLESARILCKAAQQGWKPKRTIIFALWDAEEFGLIGSTEWAEKHRENLLKNAVSYFNSDSTLRGAMSVQATPSLEKFVEEWMRDYPDPATGKSLLESSNRKAYRAYALGSGSDYTAFVHHLGIASLNAGFEGNMSGVYHSIYDTVRWFQYFGDPDYVFTTAFAGFMATGLARMADAYVVPFDFGRVGRFIHEVVDELKKAPKAKGLGWDPLEREVDKIAFSSRAFGTAMRAIEAKFATLDRAKLKKLNEAVFQSERALTRPEGLPGREWYKYQLSAPGKYTGYGAKTLPGIREAIEAGKIEEAQTQMKAFTEALVLYNEKIRLATKLATEF is encoded by the coding sequence CCTATGCCGCCGAACCCATTCGCGGGTTTCCAGAAGACGAAGCGAAGGCGCGGCAACCCTTCGAAGAGCGCCTGCGCGCCATGGCGGAATCCAACAAGATTCGTGCTTCGATGGCCCGTCTGGCCCGGGAACCGCATCACGCCGGATCTCCGGCATCCAAGAGCGTGGCCGAGTATGCCCTCGCGAAGTTTAAGGAGTTCGGCCTCGAAGCCCATCTCGAGAGCTTCGACGTGATGCTTCCCTACCCCGTCCAGCGCACGCTTGAGATTGTCAGTCCAAATCATCACGGCGCGAAGTTACGTGAGCCGGTGGTCAAAGAAGATCCAGACTCGGGCAACGCCAATCAAATTCCCACCTTCAACGCCTATACAGCCAATGGCGACATCACCGCGCAGGTCGTCTACGCGAACTATGGCCTGCCGGAAGATTATGCCTTCCTCAAGTCAAAGGGCGTCGAGGTGAAGGGAAAGATTGCGCTGGTCCGCTATGGAAGAAGCTTCCGCGGGATCAAGCCGAAGGTTGCCGCTGAGAATGGCGCCATCGGTTGCCTCATCTATTCAGACCCCAAAGATGACGGTTATTACCAGGGTGACATTTATCCGAAGGGTCCATTCCGGCCGCCACCGGGAGTACAGCGTGGCAGTGTCATGGATCTGCCCATGTATCCCGGAGACCCGTTGACTCCTGGGAAGCCAAGCATTGCCGGTGTCCCGCGCATCAAGATGGAGGACGCGAAGAACATCCAGAAGATTCCGGTGCTGCCGATTTCCTGGGAGGACGCCAAGCCGATTCTGGAACAGATCGAGGGCGACATCGCGCCCCTCGAATGGCGCGGTGCGATCCCGGTGACCTACCACGCAGGCGCAGGCCCCGTCACCGTGCACATGCGGGTGCAAGTGGACAACGCCACGCGAACCATCCATGACGTCATTGGCCATCTGAAAGGGAGTGTCTACCCCGATCAGTATGTGATTTACGGCAATCACCATGATGCGTGGGTGAATGGCGCAGCGGACCCGGTAAGCGGCGCCGCCAGTCTCCTCGAGTCGGCGCGCATTCTCTGCAAGGCCGCGCAACAAGGCTGGAAACCCAAACGCACCATCATATTTGCACTGTGGGATGCGGAAGAGTTTGGCTTGATCGGCTCGACGGAATGGGCGGAGAAGCATCGCGAGAATCTGTTGAAGAATGCCGTCAGCTATTTCAATTCCGACTCCACCTTGCGCGGCGCGATGTCGGTACAAGCAACGCCTTCGCTCGAGAAATTTGTGGAAGAGTGGATGCGGGACTATCCCGATCCAGCAACGGGCAAGAGTTTGCTCGAATCGTCCAATCGCAAAGCCTACCGCGCTTATGCCTTAGGAAGCGGCAGCGACTATACGGCATTTGTTCATCATTTGGGAATTGCCAGCCTGAATGCAGGCTTCGAGGGCAACATGAGTGGGGTTTACCATTCAATCTACGATACGGTCCGCTGGTTCCAATACTTTGGAGATCCGGATTACGTTTTCACAACAGCCTTTGCTGGGTTCATGGCAACTGGTCTGGCCCGGATGGCCGATGCCTACGTGGTGCCGTTTGATTTCGGAAGAGTGGGACGCTTCATCCACGAGGTGGTGGATGAGCTCAAGAAAGCACCCAAGGCAAAAGGACTGGGCTGGGATCCGCTCGAGCGGGAGGTGGACAAGATCGCCTTCAGTTCCCGTGCCTTCGGCACGGCGATGCGAGCCATCGAAGCAAAGTTCGCGACACTGGACCGCGCAAAGTTGAAAAAACTGAACGAAGCCGTTTTCCAGAGCGAGCGCGCGCTCACACGGCCCGAGGGCCTACCCGGACGAGAGTGGTACAAGTATCAGCTCTCCGCACCGGGGAAATATACCGGCTATGGGGCCAAGACCCTACCCGGCATCCGCGAGGCGATCGAAGCAGGAAAGATCGAAGAAGCACAGACGCAGATGAAGGCATTCACGGAAGCGCTCGTGCTGTACAACGAAAAGATTCGGCTCGCCACCAAGCTGGCGACTGAGTTTTAG